Proteins from a genomic interval of Niabella soli DSM 19437:
- a CDS encoding carboxylate-amine ligase yields MSINYKTFTLGVEEEYMVLDKDTFELKSHEQRIVQEGQKIIKDKVKAEMHQAVVEVGTDICQDIDEAFKDVSLLRKTISDIAGSLDLTLGASGTHPFSHWEKQLITDHIRYNEIVNELQEAARSNLIFGLHVHVGMESRELANHIANSTRYFLPHIFALSTNSPFWEGRTTGYKSYRTKVFDKFPRTGIPDAFESIEAYDNYVKMLIKTNCIDNAKKIWWDLRVHPFFNTVEFRICDIPMTVDETIAIAALFQAVCARIYMLRSKNMNYIQYSRPLINENKWRASRYGIDGHLIDFGKEEEVNTRALIYELLDFLDPVIDHLGSRHRIDYVHKILERGTGADRQLAIFEQTKNLTDVGRYISESFLEGAQ; encoded by the coding sequence ATGAGCATCAATTATAAAACATTCACCCTTGGGGTAGAAGAAGAATACATGGTATTGGATAAGGATACCTTTGAGCTGAAGAGCCACGAGCAGCGCATTGTACAGGAGGGACAAAAGATCATCAAGGATAAGGTAAAGGCGGAAATGCACCAGGCTGTAGTGGAAGTTGGTACTGATATCTGCCAGGACATTGACGAAGCGTTCAAAGATGTTTCGTTGTTGAGAAAGACCATCTCCGATATTGCCGGGTCGCTTGACCTTACCCTGGGCGCTTCGGGCACCCACCCCTTTAGCCATTGGGAAAAACAACTGATCACCGATCATATCCGCTATAACGAAATTGTAAACGAGCTCCAGGAGGCTGCCCGCAGTAACCTCATCTTCGGCCTGCACGTGCATGTGGGCATGGAAAGCCGGGAGCTGGCCAATCACATCGCAAATTCAACACGTTATTTCCTGCCGCATATTTTTGCACTGAGCACCAATTCCCCCTTTTGGGAAGGAAGAACCACGGGCTATAAATCGTACCGCACCAAGGTTTTTGATAAATTTCCCCGAACGGGCATACCCGATGCTTTTGAAAGCATTGAAGCGTATGACAACTACGTGAAAATGCTCATCAAAACCAATTGTATCGATAATGCCAAAAAGATCTGGTGGGACCTGCGGGTACACCCCTTTTTCAATACTGTTGAATTTCGCATTTGCGATATACCGATGACGGTGGATGAAACCATCGCGATAGCAGCTTTGTTCCAGGCAGTTTGCGCGCGTATTTATATGTTGCGCAGCAAGAATATGAACTATATTCAATATTCACGCCCGCTGATTAATGAAAACAAATGGCGGGCAAGCCGCTATGGTATCGATGGGCACCTGATCGATTTTGGAAAGGAAGAAGAAGTAAACACCCGGGCCCTGATCTATGAATTGCTCGATTTCCTGGACCCTGTTATCGATCACCTGGGCAGTCGCCACCGCATCGATTATGTGCATAAAATTTTAGAACGGGGCACGGGGGCAGACCGGCAGTTGGCGATCTTTGAACAAACCAAAAACCTGACCGATGTGGGAAGGTATATCAGCGAAAGCTTTTTAGAGGGTGCACAGTAG
- a CDS encoding thioredoxin domain-containing protein, with the protein MSNHLIHETSPYLLQHAHNPVDWYPWGEKALQKAINEDKPILVSIGYAACHWCHVMERESFEDAATAALMNEHFINIKVDREERPDIDHIYMDAVQTMTGSGGWPLNVFLTPDKKPFYGGTYYPPVSYANRPSWKDVLTAVSDAFQNKRTAIQQQAEGLTQQLVDANSFGIGDGSGADFLRDEVDAACSAILKQADTSWGGFGRAPKFPQTQTIRFLLRYHYAEKDRPDSFADNALQQALLSLDKMMEGGIYDQVGGGFARYATDTEWLAPHFEKMLYDNALLVVTLSEAYQVTRDERYRGCIEQTIAFIERELTDASGGFYAALDADSEGEEGKFYVWSKKEIEELLREDADLFCRYYDITESGNWEGKNILRILTPLKEFAATNEINETLLEALLEKGRLQLLVARAHRIRPALDDKIILGWNALMNTAYSKAFEATGNEAYLQRATDNMRFLLNAFENTDGSFAHVWKAGVAKYPAFLDDYAYLIEALLQLARVTADYSYLEKARALCQGIQEHFAESETGYFFYTPQNQGDVILRKKEVYDGATPSGNAVMAANLLHLSVCFDLPEWRVQAEQMIVQLANAIIKYPTSFGAWMLAFYRVQQGSKEIALIGDYKSSLQELLHHFLPGAIIMAGPNADAHYPLLADKRAGNPLLIYLCEHYACRQPVDNLTELFNLLKMHDNGRV; encoded by the coding sequence ATGTCTAATCATCTTATACACGAAACAAGCCCGTATTTATTGCAGCACGCGCATAACCCGGTGGATTGGTATCCCTGGGGAGAGAAAGCCTTGCAAAAAGCAATTAATGAGGATAAGCCCATCCTGGTAAGCATCGGCTATGCAGCGTGTCACTGGTGCCATGTAATGGAACGGGAAAGTTTTGAAGATGCAGCAACGGCGGCCCTGATGAACGAACATTTTATCAATATAAAGGTAGACCGGGAAGAACGCCCGGATATCGATCATATTTATATGGATGCGGTGCAGACCATGACAGGAAGTGGTGGCTGGCCGCTGAATGTTTTTCTTACGCCGGATAAAAAGCCTTTTTATGGCGGTACCTATTACCCGCCCGTATCCTATGCCAATCGCCCCTCCTGGAAAGACGTGTTAACGGCAGTGTCGGATGCTTTTCAAAATAAAAGAACGGCGATTCAGCAACAAGCCGAAGGACTAACACAACAACTGGTGGATGCCAATTCGTTTGGGATCGGTGACGGATCAGGGGCGGATTTTCTGCGGGATGAGGTGGATGCAGCCTGCTCAGCTATTTTAAAGCAGGCCGATACTAGTTGGGGCGGTTTTGGCCGGGCGCCTAAATTTCCGCAAACCCAAACGATCCGGTTTCTTTTGAGGTATCATTATGCTGAAAAGGATCGTCCTGATAGCTTTGCCGATAACGCCCTGCAGCAGGCATTGCTGAGTCTGGATAAAATGATGGAAGGAGGGATTTATGACCAGGTGGGCGGGGGCTTTGCGCGTTATGCAACGGATACTGAATGGCTGGCGCCCCATTTTGAAAAAATGCTTTATGATAATGCATTGCTGGTCGTTACTTTAAGTGAGGCCTACCAGGTTACCCGGGATGAACGGTATCGCGGCTGCATTGAGCAAACAATCGCATTTATTGAACGGGAGTTAACGGATGCCAGCGGTGGATTTTACGCAGCCCTGGATGCAGATAGCGAGGGAGAAGAAGGTAAGTTTTATGTATGGAGTAAAAAAGAAATAGAGGAACTGCTACGGGAAGATGCCGACCTGTTTTGCCGTTATTATGATATAACCGAAAGCGGGAACTGGGAGGGGAAGAATATCCTGAGAATCCTGACTCCGTTGAAAGAATTTGCTGCAACGAACGAGATCAATGAAACCCTACTGGAGGCGCTGTTGGAAAAAGGGCGGCTGCAATTGCTTGTTGCCAGGGCACACCGGATCCGCCCGGCATTAGATGATAAAATAATTTTGGGGTGGAACGCGCTCATGAACACTGCGTACAGCAAGGCTTTTGAAGCCACCGGCAATGAGGCTTATTTGCAGCGGGCTACGGATAATATGCGGTTTCTGCTGAATGCTTTTGAAAATACAGACGGCAGTTTTGCTCATGTGTGGAAAGCGGGCGTTGCAAAGTACCCGGCATTTTTAGATGACTACGCCTATCTTATAGAGGCCCTCCTGCAGTTGGCGCGCGTAACGGCCGATTACTCTTATCTGGAAAAGGCGCGGGCGTTGTGCCAGGGAATACAGGAACATTTTGCTGAATCCGAAACGGGCTACTTCTTTTACACGCCCCAAAACCAGGGGGATGTTATTCTTAGGAAAAAAGAAGTGTATGATGGCGCCACGCCATCAGGTAATGCAGTGATGGCGGCTAATTTGTTGCACCTATCGGTATGTTTTGATTTGCCGGAATGGCGTGTGCAAGCGGAGCAAATGATTGTGCAACTGGCAAATGCGATCATAAAATATCCAACCTCTTTTGGCGCCTGGATGCTGGCTTTTTATAGGGTGCAGCAGGGGAGCAAAGAGATAGCATTGATAGGTGATTATAAAAGCAGTTTGCAGGAATTACTGCACCATTTTTTACCCGGTGCAATTATTATGGCGGGGCCGAACGCCGATGCACACTATCCTTTATTGGCTGATAAGCGGGCCGGAAACCCTTTGCTGATCTATCTTTGCGAGCACTATGCCTGCCGGCAACCGGTGGATAACCTTACCGAATTGTTTAACCTGTTAAAAATGCATGATAATGGAAGGGTATAA
- a CDS encoding alpha/beta hydrolase: protein MSIVNELDYRVEGALFTSTCLKRDVILDFYLPTGVEDLSELSLLLINDGQDLQAMDFKTILSDRYSGGAIGPVLCAGITAGADRKREYGVAATTDYLGRGDRAGSYTTFIINELLPFIAEKYNVKTFRDKAFAGFSLGGLSALDIVWNHPEVFSKAAVFSGSLWWRSIDQDDPAYDDDKDRIMQQQIRNGAYAPGLKFFLQCGLLDEAQDRNNNGIIDAVDDTRDTVAELMKKGYQPEDLFYLELDEGKHDVATWGKAMPVFLEWSWPGGNQK from the coding sequence ATGAGTATCGTTAATGAATTGGACTATCGGGTAGAAGGGGCATTGTTTACCTCCACCTGTCTGAAAAGGGATGTTATCCTGGATTTTTACCTGCCCACAGGCGTGGAAGATTTGTCGGAGCTCAGTCTTTTACTGATCAACGATGGACAGGACCTTCAAGCGATGGATTTTAAAACGATTCTTTCTGATCGCTATTCCGGCGGAGCGATTGGCCCCGTGCTTTGCGCCGGTATTACAGCAGGCGCTGATCGCAAACGGGAATATGGCGTTGCCGCCACCACTGATTATTTGGGGCGGGGCGACCGGGCAGGTAGCTATACAACTTTTATTATTAATGAACTGCTGCCGTTTATTGCTGAAAAATACAATGTAAAAACATTCAGGGATAAGGCCTTCGCCGGTTTTTCGCTCGGCGGCCTTAGCGCCCTGGATATTGTATGGAATCATCCGGAGGTATTCTCAAAAGCGGCCGTTTTTTCGGGATCATTATGGTGGCGGAGCATCGATCAGGACGATCCGGCCTATGACGATGACAAGGACCGCATTATGCAACAACAGATCCGCAACGGTGCCTATGCGCCGGGGTTGAAATTTTTCTTACAATGCGGCTTATTGGATGAAGCTCAGGATCGCAACAATAATGGTATTATCGACGCCGTGGACGATACCCGTGATACTGTAGCAGAACTTATGAAAAAAGGGTACCAGCCTGAAGATCTTTTTTATCTGGAACTGGACGAGGGTAAGCATGACGTGGCTACCTGGGGCAAGGCGATGCCGGTTTTCTTGGAATGGAGCTGGCCGGGAGGAAATCAAAAATAA
- a CDS encoding ATP-grasp domain-containing protein, whose translation MKKIGILFGKERSFPEAFVQRVNSKNIEGIMAEPVRIDKALQGQPSGYSVIIDRISQDVPFYRTWLKNAALTGTAVINNPFWWSADDKYFNNCLMTQIGVPVPKTAIIPSNEHPDDTSDSSFSNLAYPLDWEAIFNEVGFPAYMKPFAGGGWKHVYRLNDKEEFFEKHRETGQLVMLLQEEIVFEEYYRCYCIGGKYVRIMPYEPRNPHHLRYVADFSPTPEKLQEMTEIVLKINSYLGYDFNTVELALRNGVPYAIDFCNPAPDADIKSVGAENFEWVVETAANYAIEKAQANQPGTDNLTWGRYVKESAGRLI comes from the coding sequence ATGAAAAAAATCGGAATTCTTTTTGGAAAAGAGCGTTCATTTCCCGAAGCATTTGTACAACGGGTGAACAGCAAAAATATAGAGGGTATCATGGCCGAGCCCGTTCGGATCGATAAGGCATTGCAGGGCCAGCCATCGGGTTACAGTGTGATCATTGATCGCATCAGCCAGGATGTTCCGTTCTACCGCACCTGGTTAAAGAATGCAGCACTCACGGGTACTGCGGTGATCAACAACCCCTTTTGGTGGAGCGCAGACGATAAGTATTTTAACAACTGCCTGATGACACAGATAGGCGTTCCGGTTCCGAAAACCGCCATCATCCCTTCCAATGAGCACCCCGACGATACTTCTGATTCCTCATTCAGCAACCTGGCCTATCCTTTGGATTGGGAAGCGATCTTTAATGAAGTAGGATTTCCCGCTTATATGAAACCCTTCGCAGGCGGCGGGTGGAAGCATGTGTACAGATTAAATGATAAAGAAGAATTTTTCGAAAAGCACCGGGAAACCGGCCAACTGGTAATGCTGCTGCAGGAAGAAATTGTATTTGAAGAGTATTATCGCTGTTATTGCATCGGCGGAAAATATGTGCGCATTATGCCTTACGAACCCCGTAACCCCCATCACCTGCGTTATGTAGCCGACTTCTCTCCGACACCGGAAAAATTACAGGAAATGACTGAGATCGTTCTTAAGATCAACAGTTATTTAGGATATGATTTTAATACGGTGGAACTGGCGCTGAGGAACGGCGTGCCTTATGCCATTGACTTTTGTAACCCGGCGCCGGATGCCGATATCAAAAGCGTGGGCGCTGAAAATTTTGAATGGGTAGTGGAAACGGCCGCTAACTATGCAATAGAAAAGGCACAGGCCAACCAGCCGGGCACCGACAACCTTACCTGGGGGAGGTATGTGAAGGAAAGCGCCGGAAGACTAATTTGA
- a CDS encoding DUF1543 domain-containing protein translates to MEGYKLFYLLLGCTPPGRHTEQHDVFFCIGKSLAELVPHIHAFWPEAEGKIHIDAWREVNTVKGYKISVTARGTQAPKSAQLFFINLGGYQPGVFEEYHYKLLAVAKNLGEAVQQAKQTSFYKEYNAAAQAASHVDNKYGVDVDEVFTVEDILPAAQKKQFALTLQQEEQLTEDTLRIGYLKLSKLEV, encoded by the coding sequence ATGGAAGGGTATAAACTATTTTACCTGTTGCTGGGGTGCACTCCTCCCGGGAGACATACAGAACAGCATGATGTGTTTTTTTGTATTGGCAAAAGCCTGGCCGAACTTGTTCCACACATCCATGCGTTCTGGCCGGAAGCGGAAGGCAAGATTCACATCGATGCCTGGCGGGAAGTAAATACCGTAAAGGGTTATAAAATAAGTGTAACAGCACGTGGAACGCAGGCGCCAAAATCAGCGCAATTGTTTTTTATAAACCTGGGAGGCTACCAACCGGGAGTATTTGAAGAATACCATTATAAATTACTGGCGGTGGCAAAGAACCTCGGCGAGGCCGTACAACAGGCAAAACAAACTTCTTTTTACAAGGAATACAACGCCGCAGCGCAGGCAGCAAGTCATGTTGATAATAAATACGGCGTGGATGTAGATGAAGTGTTTACGGTTGAAGACATCCTGCCTGCCGCGCAAAAAAAGCAATTTGCCCTAACCCTGCAGCAGGAAGAACAGCTAACAGAAGATACCTTGCGTATCGGCTATTTAAAATTGTCGAAACTGGAAGTTTGA